The following are encoded together in the Triticum dicoccoides isolate Atlit2015 ecotype Zavitan chromosome 6B, WEW_v2.0, whole genome shotgun sequence genome:
- the LOC119323430 gene encoding non-specific lipid-transfer protein-like 1, with protein sequence MEASKLKAARLLEQMSAHLATDAGKEIANKVGFVYQLNISPKKMGVDEEIFVVDLKKGAVSTGKYEGTPDAAFTFTDDDFLAIASGKLNPQMAFIRGKLKIKGSISAAQKFTPDIFPKPSKL encoded by the exons ATGGAGGCGAGCAAGCTCAAGGCGGCCAGGCTCCTGGAGCAGATGAGCGCCCACCTCGCCACCGACGCCGGCAAGGAGATCGCCAACAAGGTCGGCTTCGTCTACCAGCTCAACATCTCGCCCAAG AAGATGGGCGTCGACGAGGAGATCTTCGTCGTGGACCTCAAGAAGGGCGCCGTCTCCACAG GGAAGTACGAGGGGACGCCGGACGCGGCCTTcaccttcaccgacgacgacttcctcGCCATCGCCAGCGGCAAGCTGAACCCGCAGATGGCGTTTATCAG GGGTAAGCTGAAGATCAAGGGGAGCATAAGCGCCGCGCAGAAGTTCACGCCGGACATCTTCCCCAAGCCGTCCAAGTTGTAG